TTAATGATGATAGCTATCGCACTAGGTGCTGGGCTAACTGAGGAGCCTGAACTCAGTGACTCCTCGGGACAATCGCCTTAGGTCCTTGTCCACCTGCTCCTGAGAAGGTAACCGCTGTCAGGGTGGTTGGTATTTAGGACAGATTCCCTGAGCCCTGCTGGATGGCATCTCTGGAGAGACTTCGGGGCCCTGAGGAATAGGAGACCTGGGACTAGGTGACGGAGAAACAAGCAAATGGGTGACTCTAAAAATCAGGATTGTTTTTGGTCCTGCTAGGAGGCAGGGGGGTGGCCTCAATGACATTTTAAGACTGTTTCCAGCCCTGCGATGCTAAGATTCTTGGAGGGGTAGAGGCAAGGACTGGGGAGGAGATCAGCCAACTCTTCAGCTTTGGGAATGACCTCTCTCGGTTTTCCCAACCCCCACTCATACCATGCTGCCCCTGTAACTTTCTGTTACCCTCGTCTGCCCCCTAACCACCCACGGATGGCAAACTGAAGAACAGCAGCATTTTAATTACCTATGTGGCAGGCATCACATGGGGATTAATGATTTGACCTTTGCAAGGGCCCACTTAGATTATTACTGGCATGGTTAAcaccttcatttattcagtttaaTTAATTCTTCGGTTAGGCTTCAGCCAAGACCAAAAGCACCTGCCAAGTCCTTCTCCTCCGCTTCCTGCTGAGCACCCTGCGGCCCCACCCCCTCTACatgcccttgccccttccttgccCCTTAGGGATGGGCCTCTGAGCACCAGGGCAGAGCCTGGGCATCTAATCAGACTGCAAGCCTGAGACCCTTGTGGACCAATGGAGAATAGCTATGGGTGGGCTTGCTAAGCAAGTTGATGGGTTGCCATGGGTTAGTTGCATGATGGGAGCTACTCCTTTGCCTCTGAGGCCTTGTCAGGAAGGATTAGAGTCTGAGCCCTAGCCaagcagagttcattcattcagtcagtcggttatatttattgagtgctcactttgtgcagagtttactgcactaaacacttgggaagtacaattcagcaacaaatagagacaatccctgcccataacaggctcacagtctgaaagggtatttgttaagcgcttactatgtgcagcgcactgttctaagcgctgcgggggatactgggtaatcaggttgccccatgtgaggctcacagtcttcatctcccttttacagatgagggaactgaggcacagagaagttaagtgacttgcccacagtcacactgctgataagtggcagagccgggattcgaacccacgagctctgactcccgagcctgggctctttccactgagccatgctgctacagacatcaaaacaagtaacaggcatcagtagcataataataataatgttggtatttgttaagcgcttactatgtgcagagcactgttctaagcactggggtggacacaggggagtcaggttgtcccccgtggggctcacagtcttaatccccattttacagatgagggaactgagccacagagaagttaagtgacttgcccacagtcacacagctgacaagtggcagagctgggattctaactcatgagccctgactccaaagcccgtgctctttccactgagccacgaattatagatatatacacatctgagTGGCCCTTGACAGTGGCTGGGTGCCGGTTGGGAGGCGGGGCAGTGGGGaatcagtgaggcctaatggaaagagcctccggttctgaaagccagaggacctgggttctaatcttagctctgccacctttctgctgagtgatcatgggcaaggcacttgccttctctgtacctcagttccctcatctgcgatacttgttccttctcctacttcattcaatagtatttttgagcgcttactatgtgcagagcactgtactaagcgcttgggatgaacaagtcggcaacagatagagaaagtccctgccgtttgacgggcttacagtctaatcgggggagacggacggacaagaacaatggcaataaatagagtcgaggggaagaacatctcgtaaaaacaatggcaactaaatagaatcgaggcgatgtacaattcattaacaaaataaatagggtaatgaaaatatatacagttgagcggacgagtacagtgctgtggggatggggagggagaggtggaggagcagagggaaaaggggaaaaagagggtttagctgcggagaggtaaagggggggtggcagagggagtagagggagaagaggagctcagtctgggaaggcctcttggaggaggtgagttttaagtaaggttttgaagagggaaagagaatcagtttggcggaggtgaggagggagggcgttccaggaccgcgggaggacgcgacccaggggtcgacggcgggatagacgagaccgagggacggtgaggaggtggacggcggaggagcggggcgtgcgaggtgggtggtagaaagagagaagggaggagaggtaggaaggggcaaggtgatggagagccttgaagcctagagtgaagagtttttgtttggagcggaggttgataggcaaccactggagttgtttaagaaggggagtgacatgcccagatcgtttctgcaggaagatgagccgggcagcggagtgaagaatagactggagcggggcgagagaggaggaagggaggtcagagagaaggctgacacagtagtctagccgggatatcgagccccaggggggacctgatgatcttgtatctatctctgtgaccccgtcattgggcagggattttctctatctgttgccgatagtacaacaagcgcttagtacagtgctctgcacatagtaggtgctgaataaatactattgaatgaatgaatgaatcttagagtttagttcagtgcttagcaaataagtgcttaacagatattatcaatattatttaatTGTGTGAAACATTCCAAAGGGGGCCTGATAATAAGCATTCTAAATGATGGTCTCAGGCCCAGCCCCGTAGAGCCTgaaactgggagccaggagacctgggttctagtcgcggccctgtcattggcctgctgtgtggcgttgggcaagtgatttcacttatctaggtgtcagtttcctcaacttgaaaatggggataagatagcctGTGAGtctgatgtggaacagggactgtgcctgaactTATaaacttgtctttaccccagcatttagtgcttgTTAAATGCTCTCATTTCTACTTCTAAATTACTATCCATCATGTATAtctgtgtattaatgtctgtctccccctctagactataagctccttgtgggcagggaacatgtataccaactctgttgcactgtactctcccaagcacttaacctagtacagtgccttgcacactgattgattcttctccTATCACAGCCTTGCTACACCACTTTGTTCCCCCCAAGCTAACATGCCCAATGTGccgcactctcttctccctcaactcCTGTCTTCTGTTTCTATCCCCACAGCTGCCAGCTCAGGACTCTACACCAACTCCACACTTCTGTCCTTACAACCACctgtcatttttctataaatactgacaatcaatcatattcatttagtgtttactgtgtgcggagcactgaactaaacacttgggagagcacagtacaaaggagttggcagatatattccctgcccacaacaagctaaccaTCTAGATTTAGAGTCCCTATCACTGAAACAGCCTCATAtccactttttctccttcctcctatctgttctttttgtgtctgtctcccccactaataataatgttggtatttgttaagcgcttactatgtgcagagcactgttctaagctctggggtagatacagggtaatcaggttgtgccacgtgaggctcacagttaatccccattttacagatgaggtgactgaagcacagataagttaagtgacttgcccacagtcacaccgctgacaagtggcagagccgggagtcgaactcatgacctctgactccgaagcccaggctctttccactgagccacactgcttcctggaccCTTTGGAGAAAAGGTATCAACCcaataatagtatatattaagtgcttattgtatgcagagcactgtactaagcacttcggagagcgcttggtagttggtagacatgatccctgcccacaagaagcttacagtctagcaggcaagagacattaaaataaattacagataggggagatggcagaATGGGAGGCTATGAACCTAAGTCCTGTAGGCCTGAAGATGAGGTGAACATCAAGTTCTTTCAGGGTGCagtttcaagtgcttaggtgatgcagaggggagggaggggaaatgagggcttagtcagggagggactcttatgggagatgtgattttaggaggactttgaaggaggggagagtggtggcctgttatatatgaaaggggagggagttttagaCCAGAAGAAGGATGGGGGTAAGGAatgggtggagagatagatgaggtccaggtacagtgagtaggctggtgttagaggagcaaactgactGACAGTgatgactgggttgtagtaggatatcagcaaggtaaagtaggagggagagagctgactgagtggctTAAAGGTACtcaatgacaaggagtttctaTGTAATGTGgagttagatgggcaaccactggagtttattTAGGGGTAGGGAGATGTGGATTAAAccctttttttaggaaaatcatctaagcaacagagtgaagtaaggacaggataggggagagaaaggaagcggggaggtcagtgaggaggttgatgcagtagtcgaggcaagataggatcatgtcttctagctccactgtattttcccaaactctgtgcagtgctctgccctcagaaggTACTCAACAAATAGAAGCAAATGATTACCTGGGGAAAACGCTGGGCAGGGAAGACATTGTGGAGCTGAGCCCAGGCTATCGagacagagctgggcctagaccTGAGCCTGGGTCAGTGTTGAGCTTGGGAGTTTGTGTGGATGAGCTCTCAGGGTGTGTTGGATAATATTTGAAGGGAGGAGTTGTGGAGATTGGTGGGTAGGCCTGGATGATGAGAGACTACATATTGGCGGAATCTCGGTCTTTCCAGAGGGGAAAGCTAGGCCAGGGCACCCTCAGTTCCAGGGTGATGTGGGACACTGGACAGCAGACGGTGAGTGAGTGGTGGCAGTGGGATTATGGGATAATCCTTGGTATTCCCATCCCTTTGAGTGGTCTGCCCATTGGTCTGTCCCTCGatgccccctccatccccacccctaccccctgcTTTGCTTTTCCCGAGGGTCCAATGGAGGCAGCACAGGTCAGGTCAGGTCAAGGACagtgaaggaggaaagggagagaagaggggaaaggagaggaactaAGCAATGGAGCCCAATCGGAAGCTCAGGCATCACTGGAAGTAGGCCTGCATTTGTATTACCCCAGGGCAGCATGGGATTGGGACGGGCTTGACCCCATCCTCCCTGCTGCGAATCTCCCGGTAGCCCCCAAATCCCCTGCTCTTGAGGAATTGATTGTTGcaatctcttcctccctcatggTCTGGAGACTACAGGGCCACCACCAGGGCTGGTTGAAACTGGTCCTGTGCTTGAGAGAGGTTCCATCCCCACAGATGAATTCATCTGTACTGCTTGTGGGAAATGGTCTGctgaggtggcagagtggggggcCTACCTGGGCGGCATGGGCGCCACCACTGTTAAATCTCCTGTCCCGAGGGTTTCTGAGATGTGAGGTCAGACGGCATCTGGGACGTGAAAgcattctttccccctttccccacttccttccctggGCACGAGGCCCCCTGATTGCGGTGATCTGGACCACCTGGTCCAGGCTCTCCAATTTTCTGGGACCTTGGGGCTGGTCACTTTGCCTCCCATGTCCTCTCACAGCCTGGTCTCCGTAGACCCGCAGAACTTGTGGGCCCAAAGTCACTGCTGTCACCTCCAGGGGGGGCCTGAGGGTGGCTGGGCTTTGTGGGCCATTCTCCCTAGGGGTCAGctctgggggaaaggaagggtcgGGGTCATGTGGTgggccatgtgggcagggatagcatactccttcccctctcctaggaTTCCCCATTGTgaggagaggtcagggcagaGGGGTGGTGTGAGAGTTCCAGTTCTGAGGGAGCTGGGCATGGCTGATggcactggggagggggtggctgcaGTGTCCCTGGTACAGTCTAATGTTAATCCCGTCTGCGTTTACCCAGCAGCCCGCCCATCCCACCTCACCAGCTCCTGCCTTTGGGCACATCCCTGCTGAGATCTTCAAGGGGTGGGAAGTGTGCAGGGTGTTGGAGAGTGGGATTGGGATCTCCCCAGGAAGGGGCCCATCCAAACGCAGACCCTACTTCGCGGAACAGGTTTTCCTCTCTAGAATCGCACTGCTAGGGCTGCCGGGGAGCTGGGCTCTCTGGTCCTGTCTGGCCAAGCCatccatctctgtccctcattcccACCTTCCAGGCACCCTGGCGAGAGGAAGTGAGAAGTGGTGGCTAAAGTACTGCAAGAGTTGCTGtggctctgcctcagtttcctctctttgccctagtatccccctctccctccctctcgttCGAGTGCTTGGACAGCTAAGGAGTTGATTTCTGGGAGAATCGGAGACCGTAAGTATAGGGACAGTGGGTGTcagtcctgctagactgtaagcccctccaaggcagggatcttgACTACTCATTCTATTGTCCTTTCTCAGTGATCTGCAGATATCGCTCGATTTCAGTTGTCGAGGCTAAATGCATTCTCCTGGATTAGAGATTCAAAGGGTTGGAGCCCCTTCTCCCTCAGCAACTGAGGATGCTTTTCCTCAGGTCTGAGGCTCAGTAGGGCCCTCCCCACTCGAGTCTCTTAGCtatggcatttatttaatgcttactttgtgccaagaattgtGATGAGCACTGGGATGGCTATCCGAGCAGACAATCCTTATCCTAAATGGAGAgcggaggggaggagtggggttCGTGACGTAAGAGGGAGGTCAAGTAGGTATCTTATGcccagtggggaaactgagacacagagcgatgaagcgactagcccaaggtcacacagtaggacagtggaagaaccaggatgagaacccatgtctcctgactccagtcctgtgCTTGGTCCACGGGGCCACACGACCTCCTAGTCCAAGGTCATGTGACCTTTCTTGTTCTAGGGCCTTGGTCTCGCTCCAGCAGTAAGAAGGTCGGCAGaaggtttggggctgggagtgggtggaAGGTGGTGGGTGGGCTGGGGTCTTCCTGGAACCGAGCCACGGGCGAAGACTCCAACCCAACCATCTGACTGGCTCCTTCCCAGACTGCCACCCCCATGCTCCAGCTGCCTggagcacatgcacacacacacacacacacacacacacacacacacacacacactcactccaacACATACGTGCGCACATACAGACACAGACACGTTCACACAAAGACACAGGCACGTCCTGTGTTTGACAGGTATTTTATTGCCTCCAGGGGTCTCTGCCGCCCTGACACCCATGCAGTGCCTCCACAGCAGGATGATATCTTTCTAAAAACCGGTTTTCTCTCATGTTCCCTGATCTGGCGGGAATTGCCAGGGCCTTGGGGCTTATGCAGAGCACCCCAGAGCTCCCCCAGAGCTCTTTTGGGACTCCCCCAGGGCCCTGCAGCCCTGCAGGCAGTGCCATGAACAGGGCAGATGAGGGTTGAGACATGCCTGCAGGAGGGCCCGCGGCCAAAGAAGGGACAAGGCTCCTGGCCCAGACCaaagctcatcaatcaatcaatcaatcaatcagtaaaagtatttattgagtgcttactgtttgcagggcactactaaacgcttggcagaggacaatagaGTAAGTTCATGGCCCAGGccggggagaggaaaggccaaGATGAGATTACGCCTTTCTAGAGAAGTAACTACGACCGGTCTCTCTGCTTGCTGCCCCGATGCCTGTCTGCTTCGCTCCTCCAGAGTGCTGGTTCTTCCTGCCAGAAATTCTTAAGGAAAGTTTCCCAGACCTGagaccctccaccccctccttatTCACATCTGCACACTTGCTCCTCTTCtccgccacccccaaccccaggcctcccactccccagccccgaTCTGTTCCTTCAATCGTGTCCCCctacactccccccaccccacctccttgcATACACACCCTGGTTCCCGGGCCCATGCGTCTGCAAGCTCCAGTGCCCGAGGGCTGGTCGTGGCCAGGGGCCAGTTGCCCCGCTCAAGGCTTCACCCTCTGTCCTTGCCCTCTGGCCGGCTGCCCGCGGAGGGTGAGCCAGGCTGCAAACTTCATTCTGAAGCAGGCAGGCACCGCCCCTGTCCCGGAGTTCCTAGCCATGTGGTCCCGGCCCAGGGCCGCCTGGCCCGTCCCCACGACGGGCCAGAGAAGACCACCCCAGCATGGGAGAAGCCTCCTCAAGGGCCCGGTGGGCTGCAGGCTGAGGCAGCAACAGGGATCCGGCTGGGCGAAGTGGGCGGCCAACCAGGAAAGTCCAGCTGGTCAGTCCTTCCTGAAGTGTTGCTGGAGACCGGCTGGCCGGTGTACTGAcacacctttccctctccagcgACACTGTCTGTCTGCTGCGGGGTCGGGGGGGTAAAGGAGGCAGCAACCCGGATGGAGCCCgggaccctgccctctccccggtCGAGGCCGCCCTTCCTCAGACGTAGCCCGTGAGGCTGTAGGAATTGAATTCACCTTTGGGCTTCGGGGCCTGGCTGGGGCGCAGTGAGCTCCGGGTACGCGCTGACTGGGCCTGGCCCGCTCTGTGGTAGGCGACGGCGTGACCCCTCAGGGATGGACAGGAGCAGCACAGGATGGCACCGCCCCCCATGGAGAGCAGCGAGGCGATGATGCCCAGGTACAGCGCCTCCCCAATCTCGTACTTCAGGCTCTCGGGCACCAGCGGTGAGTAGAAGTCCCTGAGGATGCTGTGGAGGTTCCAGGTGACGGGGATGAAACCCAGGAGCCCCCCGAGAAAGAAGAGCGCCCCCCCGGCCACGGCCACCCAGTCCTTGGCCGGGGAATCCTGGGAGAAGACCGTGCAACGCAAGCCCGCCACAGAGACGAGGCAGGCCAGGGAGGAGATGGCGCTGGAGGTGACCATCAGGGCCTGGGCCGCCTGGACGTCGGCAGGCAGGCCCAGTAGGGTGCTGTAGATATCGCACTGGGTGATGCCCGTGCTGTGGGTGGCACACTCCATCCACAGTCCCTTGGAGTAGCCCACGGCCGTCACGATGCTGGCCCCGATGTAGGAGCTGGTCCTCCagttgggcagcagcatggctatCACGGTGCCCAGCAGCCCGACCAGCCCCATGGCGTAGCCCACCAGCTGCAGCCCCAGAGATACCATGGCCGGTGTTCCTGtgggccggcccgggccctcgCTCCCCGGCGACTTCTACCACCTCATCCCAGGCCACCGGGCTGAGCTGGCAGCTCCTCTCCCACCCGAGCGTGTGTGCGTGTGCCTGCGAGGCGAGGGTGGCGGCCACCTAGAtgacccaaaaaaaaaaatccatatacCAGATTAAATATTGACCAGAAGCTTATGAGAAACCAGAAAACGCTGAGTGCCTTTTGACCTTTGTTATCTTTAGaaatgacaacaacaaaaaaaaccacccctcaGATCTCAACCAACTTTGAAAACAGAGCCAAAATGTCACAGCCTCCTCTGTACGCTGCCGCCCCGGGGCAGCAGACAGACAAAGAGAGGGGATGAACGGGTTGACTGGCTGACAGGTCACCAATCACAATGCGGCTCCACCGGCTCCTGCTCCCGCACTACTCCCCCTCTGGCTCCGGCTCAACTCCCCGTTGGGCTCCAGGCTGGcgccccttcccactcccatgTGACTCCCTCGGCAACCTGGGCTGGGGCTCCCTCTCTGGCTCACGCCCAGCTCCCCTCTAGCTCTCACCCAACTCCCCTCTGACTCCGGCCCGGTGCCAGTTTTCACccagctcccccttctcctccaccccagctcccactccaGCTCGCGCTCCATTCCCCAGTTTCCCCTCCGGCTCACACTTAGCTCCTACTCCGGCTCCTGGCTGGCTCTGGTTCCCACCCCGTTCCCCTTCCAATTGGGCCTggctccccctccatctcctacCTGGCTCCAGCCCATCCCAGTTTAGcacaacccagcccagcccatatatacatatatatgcacagcccccccaccccctccaacttgGCTTGCCCTCTAACTTAGGTCAAGAAGGTGCCTAGGGCCCAAACCCTTCCTGAACTAGCTGTGGCCAAGCTTTAGCCACCATTGttgccggggcgggggagataaACGAACCCTTCCTTGCTGGTTGACACCAGGCAGGTGGAAGGTGTGGGAAAGGAGCCTGGCCTGGGCCcattcctccctgtcccagaagcttgTTAGGAAGCTGCCTCAGTGCCTGGTCTGACCTGAGCGATTAGTGATTCATTTGGCCAGTACCCTCCTTCCTGTAGGTGAGCCCGGCCCCCCCGCGGTCCGACCACAGAGTggtcacacgtctgctgtgtgacctcgggcaagtaacaacttctctgtgcttcagttacctcatctaagaactgtgagtcccatgtgagacaagggactgtgcccaacccgactggcttatatccggcacatagagcttaacaaataccatgattattattactattattcccggACACCTCACCCTTTCTTGGTCTAGACCCTCAACCTGAGAGCCCCAGGTCTAAGGTTAAGTTTGGGGACAGGCTGCAGGGGCCCTGGAGGGGGATCAGGGCACAGGAAAAAGTACAGCATGGGTCAGATCTGGGGTGATGGAAGGGCCCCCCACAGAAGCCCCAACTCTAGGTGAGGCACCGTGGGGACTATGGGGCtattccctgctctcccacctaaGTATGGGCACTGCACGGTCCTTGCTAGCAGCCTACTgcctgctgagcactgtgctaggtgcttagggggtatacagaagcagcgtggcctagtggaaaaaacatgggcctgggaatcagaagacctgagttctattcttggctctgttACCtccccgctttgtgaccttggacaagccacttcacttttctgtgcctcagttacctcatctgtaatatgggcatTAATTCTCCTACCTCTACATTTGGCtgggagcctcatgcgggacaggtgctggagtagatatgagataatctggttggacatagttcctggcacattgtaagtgcttaacaaataccataaaaaaagaccacAGAAGAATAAGACGgtgcccctgccctccaggagctgacaaCCCAATGGGGGCacaagaagagaagaaggggtgggcAGGCTGACAAGGATATGTCCTAGCAGGGCCAGTGCAGGCGGCTCCTGGGAGTTTGTGGGGTAAGCGTTGGAGAGGAGGATCTCGTGGTCCATCTGCTTTTTCCCCCGAGCTTCAAGCGGAAACAATTTAAGAGCCCAGATGCAGCATCTCAGGGGCACAAAGGGCAAAGTCTCTTCTGCAgtatagagaggaggaggagccccaggGATGGCGGATCAAACCCAGACTAGTGCTACCATGAACTCCCAGCCTGAGATGGCGGCAGCaggccctgctctgccctcttCTGCCCAGCCAGTTCTGGGGAGGAGTGCTGATCACGGGAAGTCCTCTGCCGGCTCC
This window of the Ornithorhynchus anatinus isolate Pmale09 chromosome 6, mOrnAna1.pri.v4, whole genome shotgun sequence genome carries:
- the CLDN2 gene encoding claudin-2, which codes for MVSLGLQLVGYAMGLVGLLGTVIAMLLPNWRTSSYIGASIVTAVGYSKGLWMECATHSTGITQCDIYSTLLGLPADVQAAQALMVTSSAISSLACLVSVAGLRCTVFSQDSPAKDWVAVAGGALFFLGGLLGFIPVTWNLHSILRDFYSPLVPESLKYEIGEALYLGIIASLLSMGGGAILCCSCPSLRGHAVAYHRAGQAQSARTRSSLRPSQAPKPKGEFNSYSLTGYV